A portion of the Osmia lignaria lignaria isolate PbOS001 chromosome 15, iyOsmLign1, whole genome shotgun sequence genome contains these proteins:
- the daw gene encoding activin beta chain dawdle isoform X1: protein MRLVDQLLLLSLLLLGNRVEAILPKVANPLSSVWWSFYSRSATTTATTSSNSLFPITATTTASTSTSISPSSKFEEENCVGCSTQNKITLLVNDPILTELRVEYVKQQILKKLRLSKPPEISMSLSTLPKPLINGRVLELRPGTPLEPERSVDSFYGKTDQIVVFPNEGIADSKKCRQKSNHLTGFNPAACFTFYLPNEMQFVDVTSAQLWFYKEHDENDDLNQTFVLSELDHWDLDRSFEKNTIVAIFETDIGEGWVKADVSFTLKKWVEELRLNQAIQIACSTCSIDRDTAPVSIQQTLKPFLVIHTSPLPQKNRPKRNSNCLPEMKECCRDELYINFEDIGWNDWILHPSGYHAYFCRGSCSSAASLTITGSPYSNVIRKLLARNGNTMHRKGEIVPCCSPTQLSPIQLLYVDSNNTITQKTLPNMVVEACGCM, encoded by the exons ATGCGACTCGTTGACCAGCTTCTGCTTCTTTCCCTTCTTTTGCTGGGTAACCGGGTCGAGGCTATTTTACCCAAGGTCGCAAACCCCTTGTCTTCCGTTTGGTGGAGTTTTTACTCCCGATCTGCCACTACTACTGCCACCACCTCCTCGAATTCCTTATTTCCTATCACCGCCACCACTACCGCTTCCACTTCTACTTCCATATCCCCCTCTTCAAAGTTCGAAGAAGAGAATTGCGTTGGGTGTTCGACGCAAAACAAAATTACCCTATTGGTCAACGATCCGATTTTAACGGAGTTAAGGGTCGAGTACGTGAAACAGCAAATTCTCAAGAAGCTACGACTCTCGAAGCCACCCGAGATATCCATGTCGCTCTCGACCTTGCCGAAGCCTTTGATAAATGGTCGTGTGCTCGAACTTCGACCCGGTACACCACTCGAACCGGAAAGATCGGTTGACAGTTTCTATGGAAAAACCGATCAAATTGTCGTTTTTCCAAACGAAG GAATTGCCGATTCGAAAAAATGTCGACAGAAATCGAACCACTTGACGGGCTTCAATCCTGCCGCTTGTTTCACCTTTTACTTGCCAAACGAAATGCAGTTTGTAGACGTGACTTCGGCACAATTATGGTTTTACAAAGAACACGACGAGAACGACGATCTGAATCAAACATTCGTGCTTTCCGAACTTGATCACTGGGATCTGGACAGAAGTttcgaaaagaacacgatcgtaGCGATTTTCGAAACAGATATCGGAG AGGGATGGGTAAAAGCCGACGTGAGCTTTACGCTGAAGAAGTGGGTGGAGGAACTTCGGTTGAACCAAGCGATTCAGATAGCCTGTAGCACCTGCTCTATTGACCGAGACACCGCACCAGTTTCTATTCAGCAGACTTTGAAACCTTTTCTGGTGATACACACGTCGCCATTGCCGCAGAAAAACAGACCTAAGAGAAACTCAAATTGCCTGCCGGAAATGAAAGAATGCTGCAGAGACGAACTGTACATCAATTTCGAAGATATCGGTTGGAACGACTGGATTCTTCATCCGAGCGGCTATCACGCATACTTTTGTCGAGGCTCTTGTTCCTCCGCAGCATCTTTGACCATCACCGGATCACCCTACAGCAACGTAATCAGA AAATTGTTGGCTAGAAACGGTAACACGATGCATCGTAAAGGCGAAATCGTTCCGTGTTGTTCGCCCACCCAATTATCACCGATTCAGCTGCTCTACGTCGATTCTAACAATACGATTACGCAAAAAACATTGCCAAACATGGTGGTAGAAGCCTGTGGTTGTATGtga
- the daw gene encoding activin beta chain dawdle isoform X2, whose translation MRLVDQLLLLSLLLLGNRVEAILPKVANPLSSVWWSFYSRSATTTATTSSNSLFPITATTTASTSTSISPSSKFEEENCVGCSTQNKITLLVNDPILTELRVEYVKQQILKKLRLSKPPEISMSLSTLPKPLINGRVLELRPGTPLEPERSVDSFYGKTDQIVVFPNEGIADSKKCRQKSNHLTGFNPAACFTFYLPNEMQFVDVTSAQLWFYKEHDENDDLNQTFVLSELDHWDLDRSFEKNTIVAIFETDIGEGWVKADVSFTLKKWVEELRLNQAIQIACSTCSIDRDTAPVSIQQTLKPFLVIHTSPLPQKNRPKRNSNCLPEMKECCRDELYINFEDIGWNDWILHPSGYHAYFCRGSCSSAASLTITGSPYSNVIRRGERREKMKDDTFLRSLCFFFFF comes from the exons ATGCGACTCGTTGACCAGCTTCTGCTTCTTTCCCTTCTTTTGCTGGGTAACCGGGTCGAGGCTATTTTACCCAAGGTCGCAAACCCCTTGTCTTCCGTTTGGTGGAGTTTTTACTCCCGATCTGCCACTACTACTGCCACCACCTCCTCGAATTCCTTATTTCCTATCACCGCCACCACTACCGCTTCCACTTCTACTTCCATATCCCCCTCTTCAAAGTTCGAAGAAGAGAATTGCGTTGGGTGTTCGACGCAAAACAAAATTACCCTATTGGTCAACGATCCGATTTTAACGGAGTTAAGGGTCGAGTACGTGAAACAGCAAATTCTCAAGAAGCTACGACTCTCGAAGCCACCCGAGATATCCATGTCGCTCTCGACCTTGCCGAAGCCTTTGATAAATGGTCGTGTGCTCGAACTTCGACCCGGTACACCACTCGAACCGGAAAGATCGGTTGACAGTTTCTATGGAAAAACCGATCAAATTGTCGTTTTTCCAAACGAAG GAATTGCCGATTCGAAAAAATGTCGACAGAAATCGAACCACTTGACGGGCTTCAATCCTGCCGCTTGTTTCACCTTTTACTTGCCAAACGAAATGCAGTTTGTAGACGTGACTTCGGCACAATTATGGTTTTACAAAGAACACGACGAGAACGACGATCTGAATCAAACATTCGTGCTTTCCGAACTTGATCACTGGGATCTGGACAGAAGTttcgaaaagaacacgatcgtaGCGATTTTCGAAACAGATATCGGAG AGGGATGGGTAAAAGCCGACGTGAGCTTTACGCTGAAGAAGTGGGTGGAGGAACTTCGGTTGAACCAAGCGATTCAGATAGCCTGTAGCACCTGCTCTATTGACCGAGACACCGCACCAGTTTCTATTCAGCAGACTTTGAAACCTTTTCTGGTGATACACACGTCGCCATTGCCGCAGAAAAACAGACCTAAGAGAAACTCAAATTGCCTGCCGGAAATGAAAGAATGCTGCAGAGACGAACTGTACATCAATTTCGAAGATATCGGTTGGAACGACTGGATTCTTCATCCGAGCGGCTATCACGCATACTTTTGTCGAGGCTCTTGTTCCTCCGCAGCATCTTTGACCATCACCGGATCACCCTACAGCAACGTAATCAGA agaggagagagaagagagaagatgAAGGATGACACCTTCCTCCGttctttgtgtttttttttttttttttga